In Candidatus Margulisiibacteriota bacterium, the genomic window CAAAAAAGCCTTCCGGCTGGAACGGATCATTTTTATCCCTTCCGGGACGCCGCCCCACAAAAAACCGGGCGAGGTTTTGGACAAGGAGATCAGGTATCGGCTGGTCAAAATGGCGATCCGCGGGAAAAAGAAGTATTATCTCTCCAGGATCGAGCTTGACCGGCCGGGATATTCGTACGCGGTCGATACTTTTATAACTTTAAAAAAACTATTTGGGCCAAACGCGAAGCTTTATTATATAATGGGGCTTGATTCGATCAACGAGCTCCTTTCCTGGCGAAAACCGCTTGAGCTTTTTAAGCTGTGCGAATTTATCATCGGAACGAGGCCGGGTTCAAAGATCAGGTCGTTTAGGAGATTGCTGAAGTTCCCTCCATTGCAGAAAGAAGCGGATAAATTGAACCTGATCGAGCTCAAGGAGGCGATCTCCGCCTCGGATATCCGCCGCCGGATCAAAGAGGGGCGGGGGACCGGTCGCCTGGTGCCAAAAGTGGTTGCCGGATATATTGCCAAAAAAGGGCTATATAAAGGATAAATATGACTATTCCCAACGCTAAAAAAACAGTTTTGCCAAACGGGGTCAGGGTTTTAACCGAAGAGATCCCCTCGATCCGTTCGGTTGCCATGGGGATCATGGTTGGAGCCGGCTCCGGGAACGAGACCAACCAGGAAGCGGGGATCTCCCACTTTATTGAGCATATGATGTTCAAAGGGACCCCAAAACGGAGCTCTTTCCAAATCGCCCACGCCCTCGATTCGGTCGGCGGTAAAATGAACGCTTATACCAGCAAAGAAGTGACCATGTATTACGCGGTTGTCCTGGACCAGCACCTTGAGGTAGCGGCTGATGTGCTGGGGGATATGTTCATTAATTCAATTTTTGATCCCAAGGAGATGGAAACCGAA contains:
- the nadD gene encoding nicotinate-nucleotide adenylyltransferase, which codes for MEKIKRIGIMGGTFNPIHRGHLALAAAAKKAFRLERIIFIPSGTPPHKKPGEVLDKEIRYRLVKMAIRGKKKYYLSRIELDRPGYSYAVDTFITLKKLFGPNAKLYYIMGLDSINELLSWRKPLELFKLCEFIIGTRPGSKIRSFRRLLKFPPLQKEADKLNLIELKEAISASDIRRRIKEGRGTGRLVPKVVAGYIAKKGLYKG